GGTGGACAGGATGACCTCCAGTGGTCCCTTCCCACCGAAATGATCCTTCAGTTCTCTGGATACACTCCTAATAATTGTGGATGTCACCCAGCTAGGAAGGGCCGGGAACACTTGGGAAGGTAGAGTAGGATCACAAAGTGCTTCTGATGAAGGCGAGACGTGCTCTGAGCTTTCCACATGGAATTTAATACCACAAATGACGAGCCATTGCAGTCGGAGCAGCAAACGAACACAAGCGGTCAGCTGGGAGGAGTATTACCAGCAGgatgatgaaaaaagaaaccacaggGAGCTGCAAATCACCAGCGTCCACGTTGCTGCAGGAAATCGAGCGTTAGCTGTGGGATGCACTAATCGGAACGCTGCCTGTGAAATACGAGAAGTCTCTTTTTGGGGGGTTTACTCAGAGCTGACCAGACTTCGGATTTCACATTTGGCCTGTCTGAGGCAGCAGAAAGGTCCGGATTAGAGGGGCAAGGATAACGCCGGCGAGAGAAGGGGTGTCCCTGGGAAAGCCCAGAGGATGAGGCCTGTGTGGCTGAGGCAGAggcccaggctgcctgcagcgcCCTGCACCCCCTGcagcgccgccggccccggcggccccgcgcGCTCAGCGCCGGCGCGGGAAGCAGCAACCCCCTGCCCTACCCCGCCCCGGAGCTGTCGCTCAGCGCGGTTGCTATGGCAGCGGCGCCGGGCCCCGCCTCCCCCCCGTTTCCATGGCAGCGGGCCGCCGCGGCCCGCGCAGCCCAGGGTGACGGCCGCCGCCGGGCCTGACGGAGCTCCCTCAGCGGGGCGGGAAGCGGAGCCTGTGAGGATGGAGGGCGAGGAGCTGGAGGGGGACGAGTACAGCCTtcaggaggagggggaggagggagaggaggaggaggaggaggcggcggcgctgtcggagcaggaggaggaagaacaggtGAGGGAGGGGGCCTCAGCACCCTCTGGCTGTGGTTAGGCCAGCGCTGGCATTGtgctctctccttctctcccaggTGCTGGCCCTGTGTCCCCTGACAGAGGAGGTCCTGAAGGAAggcctctctctcctctgtaaGACCGGCAATGGCCTAGCCCACGCCTATGTGAAATTTGAAGCCAAATACAAGTGAGTGTGCAATACCTGCCCCAGAAGAAGGCCTCCTCCCTGGGCATCTGTGTAGCCACCGAGCAGCTGCGCCAAAAGGCCACTGGCGACTGGCTGTGTGGGGCAGGAGCATTTCCAGGCCATGTTCTCTGGCTGTCTGGCCGCCAGTCTGTGCCTCAGCATAGCTTGTCCCTCCTCAGCCCTGAGCTGGGGACTGCCTCCACCGTAGCCAGACACACTGGTGGGAACATCAGTGTCCCCCTAGACTGAGGGGAGCCTGCCCATCGCTCTGGACTGTGGTCTCCTTAGAGGGACCTAAACAGGGTGACCTCCCCACAGTCACTTTGAGAAATATCCATTAAGCATCTCTCCTGTTAACTGCTAACCTTTAAGGCATGCACTTGCAAGTACAGTGCCACAATGGCCTGGGGACAGTTTGGCGCCTCAGCCCCATCAGCACACACACATAACCCTAGACCTAACTAACAGGCCTCAGTAAGACTGTGTCCTTTCAGCAGCCTCATAGGTATCTCAACCAGCTTTTTCCCACTAGGAAAGTCCTTCCACACAGCCCTTGGTGTTGCCCCTACTGTCTAACAGACCCACCCCCCCAAACTTATCCTCTTTTCTGCTCTGGTTCTGCCCTCTCCTGACAGATACAATTCAATCGGAATAAGTACTCCCTGTGCCAGGAAAGCAGGTCCAATCTTACCATTCGGCCTTGTTTACAGACTGTTCTGCCTGTCCCTATCgcctgcctttttcttccttctctccagcaAGGCTTCCTAGGACAGCAGGGAAACGGGAGAGGAGGATGCCCTCCCTCCAGTAGCGGCAAGGTAGCAGGAGGAAATATGAGAGATGTTTTATTCACATCCTCCCTCCCACAGGGACTTGACAGACATCAGCCTCCTCGAATGCTTCATTCACCTGCGGTATGTGGATTTGTCAGAGAACAAGCTGCAAGATTTGTCTCCACTGAGCAGCCTAACCCACCTGCTTTGGCTGAAGGTAGATGGGAATCTGCTTACCAGTGCCTGCATGCAGGAGCTGCCCTACCTCCAGATCATCAGCTTTGCTCACAACCGCATCAAGGATATGGAGGGCATTACTCACCCCCGCTTAGCCAACCTCAGCCTGAAAGGTGATACAGAAAACCTCTCTTCGTTCTTGTGCCCATAGGACACTCTCTTTGGGTGGGATTAACTCTCTCGTTTCTTGACActcaggaaataaaatccagaCAGCGCTGGGCCTGGGTCATGGCCAATTGTTCAGCCTGCAAATCCTGGAGCTGCGAGGAAACATGCTagagagcacagcagggctcAATCTTCCCAAGCTCAAGAACCTCTACCTGGTAAGGTATCAGCCAGCTAGGGGAGTgggacagagctgctgcagagcctggcacCTCCAGtcagtgggagcaggggaggaggctGTCCCCTTCAAAGCAGCATAATTTTTGTGCTAGCCTGTTCAGTTCAAACTTCTCAGCCTGAGAGAGGAACAGATTTCAGAGCGCTAAAGAGACAAAATCACTTCTTTGGGGTAGCTCCTTCTATGCTGTCTGCCCAGATGGTGTGAAGGGAGTGGCCACTGACCAGTAATtcctctgcagagagcagagaagtCGGCAATGTTCAGTGCGTCGGGTTCTTCCCTCCCAGTCACCTACGGAAGAGCGGTATTCTCTTCTGGCGGTGTTAGGCAAGCCTGTATTCAGTGTGTCCCAGGACCCCCGGAGGTCAGTGGGGAAAGCAACAGGTTTGCACTCAGTGACAGGAGGAGGTGatgcctctttctcctctctgatgGGCCTAATCAAATACTGGCTTAAAACCAGCACAATTATATGATTCACACCTTCAGCTGCCAAAACAGAAACTGATTGAACATTGCAGTGAAACTAAGATAGGAGAAGCAATTTCCTAATACCATAAACAGTTGCTTCAGGGAACATTTACTCCTAGAGACGCAAGTGAAGAAAGTATGTATGGCTTAGTCCCATGCATCACACAGTGCTACAGCTTGCGAAGACTGGATGGGTGTCCTGAGTCACTACCTCctaaaaagcaattaaagatGATAAAGACTTTGAAAAGCTATATGGTTTCTTTTCATCAAGACTCCCTGGCAGAAAACACCGAGGAGATTGCTTGCTGAGATTGCCTGCAATTTTCTggtagaaaacagatttttggaCTAGAGGTGCTGGAAGAAGGGATGAAGTGGATAAGTCGCTAGATATCATACataatttcaaagtaaaagCAGTCACTTTAGTGAATGATTGGAGGGAAGCAAACACAGCACCTATATTTAAAGAAGGTTCCTGGCATGATTGAGGAATTTCTGAGCTGCACATATGAAGCGGGCAAATTGCAAGACGTGATTATTAAAACTAGAACAACTGACTCATTTCTCAGGAATCTTTGGGGCTTGAATTTGTCTCTTGTGTCCACCTGCTCACTAAATCATTTTGGAGGGCGATCTCTCCCAGtagtgctttgctttctgtataAAGATTTTGGTATTACTTGAGCCATGGGTAGGTGTAGCTGATGCCTCAAGGACAGGGTTCAAGACAAAGGGTTAAATTTAAAGGAACTGAACCAAATTTGGTTAATGTATGGCATAATTGCAGATGaaatttagcattaaaaaagtTACACCTACTAGCAGGAAGACTACGAACTGGCTGCGTACCATGTGGCACTTTTTATTGGTTTGAGGATGACTGCTGTCAGTAGGGCTGTGTTAGTTCCTGGTCATTGTGCAGCAGTGGTGACAAAGGCTAGCTAGAGCAAGGCCAGGTAtgcaggaaggggagagggaatcATGGGGAACATATTATAGTAGCTTTCCATAAGCTGCGGTGGCATCACATCTATGTGAAGAACTGGTATCTAAGGCAAGGTGATGATGTGAGCATCTAATTAAAGGAGTCATATGGAATGTTCTTtgattaagggaaaaaaaaccaaccctgaaaaaaatccattctgcATTTGTTCTGTTAGCGCTTGCAGGGCCAGAGCCGTTAAAACTATTCACACTGAAGTAAGGAAGGAAGTGAGAGTGATAGGAGGTTACTATTCATTTTACAGACCAGTGAGTACAGACCAGTCTGTGAGCTCCCCACCCTATTTCCCACACCAGCTCCTGATTTCCTCTGGGGTACAACTTACTGATCCTTCCTGGTTGTTAAATCTGTTCACACGACCTTCGCTACATCTCCGACTTCCTCTTTTTGTCCTTGTGTTACCCTCTTTACTTGGCCCAGCTGGTCCAGACTTTTCCTTGTCCAGTTTCCATTAGAGTCCTCCTTTTCTACAAAATGTCCTTTTCCTGAGTGACCTTGTCCCAAACCGTTCTCCTATCCCACTAGTTCAGCCTGTGCCCCTTCTATTAGTCTCAGGCATTGGCCACGTCACTGCCTGGGTACCAACAAGGAACAGAGAGTGCAACAGCACCTCTCTCCCTGTTTCCCGTTCAGTTATCCGCGTCCTTAGAGACTGCAGCCCTGAACCACAAACGCTAGCGAAGCCCTGCTCAGCTCCAGGCTGGAGAACGTGGTGGGGAGGTTGTAGTTACCAGGGATGTTCCAAACTTGGCTGCACAAGGCGGTGAGCAGCCTGACCTAGCGTTGGGGCGAGCACTGCGGTGAGCCGGGGCTTGGGCAGGAGACCTCTAGTGGTCTTCTCCAGCCGACATCCTGCTGTGAAACTATTGCTGAAATTCAGAGCTTCGTATTTCCCCATCTCATAACTCACATCACGGTGAAGGGAATGAAATTCAACGACGGGGAATTTTGAACTGATAGGACACATTCTTCCTGCTGTACGATTGTCAGATTTGTTGCAAGAAGGTGCACCTATGGACGGATAACAACAATTATACCTGGAAAAGCTTAAACGAACCAAcaacc
Above is a genomic segment from Gymnogyps californianus isolate 813 chromosome 1, ASM1813914v2, whole genome shotgun sequence containing:
- the LRRC23 gene encoding leucine-rich repeat-containing protein 23, whose protein sequence is MEGEELEGDEYSLQEEGEEGEEEEEEAAALSEQEEEEQVLALCPLTEEVLKEGLSLLCKTGNGLAHAYVKFEAKYKDLTDISLLECFIHLRYVDLSENKLQDLSPLSSLTHLLWLKVDGNLLTSACMQELPYLQIISFAHNRIKDMEGITHPRLANLSLKGNKIQTALGLGHGQLFSLQILELRGNMLESTAGLNLPKLKNLYLAQNAIRSLEGLEGLGQLATLHLRDNQLETLDGFCSSMKCLQYLNLRNNGISSLQEVAKLQVLPMLQALVLLDNPCSDEPNYRLEVLVLLPHLQRLDKELFEQDERAEANKIRQKRQEEEKEVEGSLQGDVTE